The Calliphora vicina chromosome 3, idCalVici1.1, whole genome shotgun sequence genome contains a region encoding:
- the LOC135954101 gene encoding cuticle protein 38-like, with translation MFKFFALCLFAVVALAAAKPGIVAPLAYSAPVVAAAPYTAAYTTPYAAAYASPYAAAYSAYPYAASPYLASPYVASPYAAAYSAYPYAASYVLRK, from the exons atgttcaaattc TTCGCTTTGTGCTTGTTCGCTGTTGTTGCCTTGGCTGCCGCTAAACCCGGTATTGTGGCTCCTTTGGCTTACTCTGCTCCCGTAGTAGCTGCTGCTCCCTATACTGCTGCCTACACTACACCCTATGCTGCTGCTTATGCTTCACCTTATGCCGCTGCCTACTCTGCTTATCCTTATGCTGCCTCTCCTTATCTTGCTTCTCCTTATGTAGCTTCTCCTTATGCTGCTGCCTACTCTGCATATCCCTATGCTGCTTCTTATGTCTTGCGCAAGTAG
- the LOC135955853 gene encoding cuticle protein 16.5-like: MFKFFALCLFAVVALAAAKPGIVAPLAYSAPVVAAAPYTAAYTTPYAAAYASPYAAAYSAYPYAASPYVASPYVASPYAAAYSAYPYTASYVLRK; the protein is encoded by the exons atgttcaaattc TTCGCTTTGTGCTTGTTTGCTGTTGTTGCCTTGGCTGCCGCTAAACCCGGTATTGTGGCTCCTTTGGCCTACTCTGCTCCCGTAGTAGCTGCTGCTCCCTACACTGCTGCCTACACTACTCCCTATGCTGCTGCTTATGCTTCACCCTATGCCGCTGCCTACTCTGCCTATCCTTATGCTGCCTCTCCTTATGTAGCCTCTCCTTATGTAGCCTCTCCATATGCTGCTGCCTACTCCGCATATCCTTATACTGCTTCTTATGTCTTGCGCAAGTAG
- the LOC135955276 gene encoding cuticle protein 16.5-like translates to MFKFFALCLFAVVALAAAKPGIVAPLAYTAPVVAAAPYTAAYTNPYAAAYTSPYAAAYSAYPYAASPYVASPYVASPYAAAYSAYPYAASYVLRK, encoded by the exons atgttcaaattc TTCGCTTTGTGCTTGTTCGCTGTTGTTGCCTTGGCTGCCGCTAAACCCGGTATTGTGGCTCCTTTGGCTTACACTGCTCCCGTAGTAGCTGCTGCTCCCTACACTGCTGCCTACACTAATCCCTATGCTGCTGCTTACACTTCACCCTATGCTGCTGCCTACTCTGCCTATCCTTATGCTGCCTCTCCTTATGTAGCTTCTCCTTATGTAGCATCTCCCTATGCTGCTGCCTACTCCGCATATCCTTATGCTGCTTCTTATGTCTTGCGCAAGTAG
- the LOC135954469 gene encoding cuticle protein 16.5-like encodes MFKFFALCLFAVVALAAAKPGIVAPLAYSAPVVAAAPYTAAYTTPYAAAYTSPYAAAYSAYPYAASPYVASPYVASPYSAYPYAASYVLRK; translated from the exons atgttcaaattc TTCGCTTTGTGCTTGTTCGCTGTTGTTGCCTTGGCTGCCGCTAAACCCGGTATTGTGGCTCCTTTGGCTTACTCTGCTCCCGTAGTAGCTGCTGCTCCCTACACTGCTGCCTACACTACTCCCTATGCTGCTGCTTATACTTCACCCTATGCTGCTGCCTACTCTGCCTATCCTTATGCTGCCTCTCCTTATGTTGCTTCTCCTTATGTAGCTTCTCCATACTCCGCATATCCCTATGCTGCTTCTTATGTCTTGCGCAAGTAG
- the LOC135954468 gene encoding vitelline membrane protein Vm26Ab-like — MFKFFALCLFAVVALAAAKPGIVAPLAYSAPVVAAAPYTAAYTAPYTAAYTAPYAAAYSAYSAYPYAASPYVASPYTAAYSAYPYAASYVLRK, encoded by the exons atgttcaaattc tTCGCTTTGTGCTTGTTCGCCGTTGTTGCCTTGGCTGCCGCTAAACCCGGTATTGTTGCCCCCTTGGCCTACTCTGCTCCCGTAGTAGCTGCTGCTCCCTACACAGCCGCCTACACTGCTCCTTACACCGCCGCCTACACCGCTCCCTATGCTGCTGCCTACTCCGCATACTCTGCCTATCCTTATGCTGCCTCTCCTTATGTAGCTTCTCCCTACACCGCTGCTTACTCCGCTTACCCTTATGCCGCTTCTTATGTCTTGCGCAAGTAG
- the LOC135954467 gene encoding vitelline membrane protein Vm26Ab-like translates to MFKFFALCLFAVVALAAAKPGIVAPLAYSAPVVAAAPYTAAYTAPYTAAYTAPYAAAYSAYSAYPYAASPYVASPYTAAYSAYPYAASYVLRK, encoded by the exons atgttcaaattc TTCGCTTTGTGCTTGTTCGCCGTTGTTGCCTTGGCTGCCGCTAAGCCCGGTATTGTTGCCCCCTTGGCCTACTCTGCTCCCGTAGTAGCTGCTGCTCCCTACACAGCCGCCTACACTGCTCCTTACACCGCCGCCTATACCGCTCCCTATGCTGCTGCCTACTCCGCATACTCTGCCTATCCTTATGCTGCCTCTCCTTATGTAGCTTCTCCCTACACCGCTGCCTACTCCGCTTACCCTTATGCCGCTTCTTATGTCTTGCGTAAATAG